A window of the Deltaproteobacteria bacterium genome harbors these coding sequences:
- the rfaE1 gene encoding D-glycero-beta-D-manno-heptose-7-phosphate kinase, producing MTTTFARDELLEHIRKFARRRVLVVGDIMLDRFIWGSVERISPEAPVPVVRVDREESTPGGAANVARNLIALGARADLAGLAGDDAAARTLTDRLAAEGIGELMLAVEHDRPTTVKTRVIAGSQQIVRFDHELARPVTEAARRSLVRDITRRIADYEAVIVSDYNKGVVDVRLMKAIRAAAKAAGIPVVVDPKVRNAPAYSGVDLLTPNHHEAGEMLGVRLANTDAAIEAAGAKLVRKMRLRCLIVTRAALGMSIFREGEGPTHIPTVARQVFDVTGAGDSVIATVTLARAAGASWEQAAAIANFAAGVVVAKVGTGTVSARELKTAIRQG from the coding sequence GTGACGACGACCTTCGCCCGCGACGAGTTGCTCGAACACATCCGCAAGTTCGCCCGGCGGCGCGTGCTCGTCGTCGGCGACATCATGCTCGACCGCTTCATCTGGGGCAGCGTCGAGCGCATCAGCCCCGAAGCTCCGGTGCCGGTTGTGCGTGTGGACCGTGAGGAGTCCACCCCCGGCGGCGCGGCGAACGTCGCGCGCAATCTGATCGCGCTCGGCGCGCGAGCCGATCTCGCGGGTCTTGCCGGCGACGACGCGGCGGCGCGCACGCTCACGGACCGCCTCGCCGCCGAGGGGATCGGTGAATTGATGCTCGCCGTCGAGCACGACCGACCGACCACGGTGAAAACCCGCGTCATCGCGGGCAGCCAGCAGATCGTGCGTTTCGACCACGAACTCGCGCGCCCGGTCACCGAGGCGGCGCGGCGCTCGCTCGTGCGCGACATCACGCGACGCATCGCCGATTACGAGGCGGTGATCGTCTCCGACTACAACAAGGGCGTGGTGGATGTGCGCCTGATGAAGGCGATCCGCGCGGCGGCGAAGGCTGCGGGAATTCCCGTCGTGGTCGATCCCAAGGTGCGCAACGCGCCGGCGTACAGCGGTGTCGATCTGCTCACGCCCAATCACCACGAGGCGGGAGAGATGCTCGGCGTTCGTCTCGCCAATACCGACGCGGCGATCGAGGCGGCGGGCGCGAAGCTGGTGCGCAAGATGCGCCTGCGCTGCCTGATCGTGACGCGCGCGGCGCTCGGCATGTCGATCTTCCGCGAGGGCGAAGGGCCCACGCACATCCCCACGGTCGCGCGGCAGGTCTTCGACGTCACCGGCGCGGGCGATTCGGTGATCGCGACGGTCACACTGGCGCGCGCGGCGGGGGCGAGTTGGGAACAGGCGGCGGCGATCGCGAACTTCGCGGCGGGGGTGGTGGTCGCCAAGGTCGGCACCGGCACCGTCAGTGCGCGCGAGCTGAAAACGGCGATCCGGCAAGGGTGA
- a CDS encoding O-antigen ligase family protein: MISSERIGRVRAFATIAFAACLPISTSGAQAALAVLIALWVVDFARRRARPLDAQGLAIIVWIAWLLVCALASDMPGHSLAKWTRWWIHLAWFALVPALEDRRVFTRSIVALGISTALIGIYAAAQWRFGDAVPRILTPPVKLWQEHGGHNLAVGLFDHHLTFGNTMYLCVALLAAAALLPGMRTRAGLALAAALGAVGLVASYARSAWIAAALGAAIFAYRRGKRVFIAVCVAGLVAVVALSAASETIRDRLASTMRAGSNLERIYIWKTSLDMAFDHPVAGVGPGVYRQVVDDYRRDYNIKWTTKAHAHNSYFMAASEGGVVGAAIFAWVAGAGLWLAWRRQRGEPDSMTPFAVAGFATLAGFAAGSFFQHNFGDAEVMCAYWFCCAAIANARDWMAPERKESA; encoded by the coding sequence GTGATTTCGAGCGAGCGCATCGGGCGCGTCCGCGCGTTTGCGACGATCGCCTTCGCGGCGTGTCTGCCGATCTCGACCAGCGGAGCGCAGGCGGCGCTCGCCGTGCTCATCGCGCTGTGGGTGGTCGATTTCGCGCGTCGTCGCGCACGCCCGCTCGACGCGCAGGGACTGGCGATCATCGTCTGGATCGCGTGGCTGCTGGTCTGCGCGCTCGCGTCGGACATGCCGGGTCATTCCCTCGCGAAGTGGACGCGGTGGTGGATTCACCTCGCGTGGTTCGCGCTGGTCCCCGCGCTCGAGGATCGCCGCGTCTTCACGCGGTCGATCGTGGCGCTGGGTATTTCCACGGCGCTTATTGGGATCTACGCGGCGGCGCAGTGGCGTTTCGGCGACGCGGTCCCGCGCATCCTCACCCCGCCGGTGAAATTGTGGCAGGAGCACGGCGGGCACAACCTCGCCGTCGGCCTGTTCGATCACCACCTGACCTTCGGCAACACGATGTACCTGTGCGTCGCGCTGCTCGCGGCGGCGGCGCTGCTGCCGGGCATGCGGACGCGGGCCGGGCTCGCTCTCGCGGCGGCGCTGGGCGCAGTCGGGCTCGTGGCGAGCTACGCGCGCTCGGCGTGGATCGCGGCGGCGCTCGGCGCGGCGATCTTCGCGTATCGGCGCGGCAAACGCGTGTTCATCGCCGTGTGCGTTGCCGGGCTCGTCGCGGTGGTCGCGCTGTCGGCGGCGTCCGAGACGATCCGCGACCGCCTCGCCTCCACGATGCGCGCGGGATCGAATCTGGAACGCATCTACATCTGGAAGACCTCGCTCGACATGGCCTTCGACCACCCCGTCGCGGGCGTCGGCCCCGGCGTGTACCGGCAGGTGGTGGACGACTACCGCCGCGACTACAACATCAAGTGGACGACCAAGGCGCACGCGCACAACTCGTATTTTATGGCCGCGTCCGAAGGCGGCGTCGTCGGCGCGGCGATCTTCGCGTGGGTGGCGGGCGCCGGGCTGTGGCTCGCATGGCGGCGGCAGCGCGGGGAGCCCGACTCCATGACGCCGTTTGCCGTCGCGGGATTCGCGACGCTGGCGGGCTTTGCCGCGGGCTCGTTTTTCCAACATAATTTCGGCGACGCCGAGGTGATGTGCGCCTACTGGTTCTGTTGCGCGGCGATCGCAAACGCCCGCGACTGGATGGCCCCCGAACGCAAGGAGAGCGCGTGA
- a CDS encoding glycosyltransferase family 4 protein, which yields MKIVELLASRHFTGPAERVLQTMRLLAERGHDVAFAHTRVPPGTLEAHTTDASFRVLSDVRLARKGLLLPGMLADAARLAELAGRDTIVCHTHTSHDHWTGLMFRRRAAGRVVLVRSVHESRQAARRIGDMPLFAACDGVIAISHAMRERLIESYRLDPERCVVIPGAVDTHAFRSGLASDAIRAEIGAHEGDVLAGIVSRIKPGRGHRLLIEAFGEVLREIPTVRLLIVGRGEGKAELEAFVATLPYRDRVHFLGYRRDDLADIYNTLDVSVLLGEGSDGTCRAALEAMACGTPVIAARVGSLPETIDDGATGALVDDGDATALASALSRYLGSPELAATHGRAARARVEREFALDAMALAHEAFFAKLEEAGS from the coding sequence ATGAAGATCGTGGAGCTGCTCGCGTCGCGGCACTTCACGGGGCCGGCGGAGCGCGTCCTCCAGACCATGCGACTGCTCGCGGAGCGCGGGCACGACGTCGCGTTCGCGCACACGCGCGTCCCGCCGGGAACGCTCGAGGCGCATACGACCGATGCGTCGTTTCGCGTGCTGAGTGACGTGCGTCTTGCGCGAAAGGGACTTCTGCTGCCGGGAATGCTGGCAGACGCCGCGCGGCTAGCGGAATTGGCGGGACGCGACACCATTGTCTGTCACACGCACACCAGCCACGACCACTGGACGGGCCTGATGTTTCGGCGGCGGGCGGCGGGGCGCGTGGTGCTGGTGCGGTCCGTGCACGAGTCCCGGCAGGCCGCGCGGCGCATCGGTGACATGCCGCTGTTCGCCGCGTGCGACGGCGTCATCGCCATCAGCCATGCCATGCGCGAGCGACTGATCGAATCGTACCGCCTCGATCCGGAGCGCTGCGTGGTGATTCCCGGCGCGGTCGATACGCACGCGTTTCGCTCTGGGCTCGCGAGCGATGCGATCCGCGCGGAAATCGGCGCGCACGAAGGCGACGTGCTCGCCGGCATCGTGAGCCGCATCAAGCCGGGGCGCGGGCATCGGCTTCTGATCGAAGCCTTCGGCGAGGTGCTGCGGGAGATTCCGACCGTACGTTTGTTAATCGTCGGGCGGGGCGAGGGCAAGGCTGAACTCGAAGCCTTCGTCGCAACATTGCCGTACCGTGACCGCGTGCACTTTCTGGGCTATCGGCGGGACGACCTCGCCGACATCTACAACACGCTCGACGTGAGTGTATTGCTCGGCGAGGGCAGCGACGGCACCTGCCGCGCGGCGCTGGAAGCGATGGCGTGCGGCACGCCGGTGATCGCGGCGCGCGTGGGGTCGCTGCCCGAAACGATCGACGACGGCGCAACGGGCGCGCTCGTGGACGATGGTGACGCGACCGCCCTGGCGAGTGCGCTCAGTCGATATCTCGGGAGCCCCGAACTCGCCGCGACGCACGGTCGAGCCGCGCGGGCGCGTGTTGAGCGCGAATTCGCGTTGGACGCCATGGCGCTCGCGCACGAGGCGTTCTTCGCGAAGCTCGAGGAGGCCGGCTCGTGA
- a CDS encoding glycosyltransferase family 9 protein produces the protein MTPRSILIVKLGAVGDCVHTLYALRALRERFPDARIGWVIEDKSRAVIEDHPDLSEIIRFPRKELAAALRSSGFTRLWRTFRDDLRARGFETAIDFQNLFKSGLVARASGAPRRIGFRKWREGNFLFTNERIPRDPVARHAIEKYFTLLRPLGITTIPDRVEIAVPTDKRDTIDRWFGENRLDGRRVVAFNPGASWPNKKLSAHTYAAAADALADDGCVSVVIWGPGEERDAAAVVESARSPVLLAPRTDIRELAALLGRCAMYVGNDSGPMHIAAAMGARTLGVFGPTDPARVGPWTTRGRAVQANVTCGPCWTKRCPGPVNCIDRVDAATLIRACRELLETP, from the coding sequence ATGACGCCGCGATCGATCCTCATCGTCAAACTCGGCGCGGTCGGAGACTGCGTGCACACGCTGTACGCGCTGCGGGCGCTGCGCGAACGGTTTCCCGACGCGCGCATCGGATGGGTCATCGAGGACAAGTCGCGCGCGGTGATCGAGGACCATCCCGATCTGAGTGAGATCATCCGTTTTCCGCGCAAGGAACTCGCGGCGGCGCTGCGATCGAGCGGATTCACGCGCCTGTGGCGCACGTTCCGCGACGACCTGCGCGCGCGGGGCTTCGAGACCGCCATCGACTTTCAGAACCTGTTCAAGAGCGGCCTCGTCGCGCGTGCGTCGGGCGCGCCGAGGCGCATTGGCTTTCGCAAATGGCGCGAGGGGAATTTCCTGTTCACGAACGAGCGCATTCCCCGCGATCCCGTCGCGCGACACGCGATCGAAAAATACTTCACGCTCCTGCGTCCGCTCGGCATCACGACGATTCCCGACCGCGTCGAAATCGCTGTACCCACAGACAAGCGCGATACGATCGATCGATGGTTCGGGGAAAACCGGCTCGACGGCCGGCGCGTGGTCGCCTTCAACCCGGGCGCGAGCTGGCCGAACAAAAAACTGTCCGCACATACCTACGCTGCGGCGGCCGACGCGCTGGCGGACGACGGCTGCGTATCCGTTGTGATCTGGGGACCGGGCGAGGAACGCGACGCCGCGGCCGTGGTCGAATCCGCGCGAAGCCCGGTGCTGCTCGCGCCGAGAACCGACATCCGGGAACTCGCCGCGCTGCTGGGCCGATGCGCCATGTACGTCGGCAACGACAGCGGTCCGATGCACATCGCGGCGGCAATGGGCGCGCGCACGCTCGGTGTTTTCGGACCGACCGACCCCGCGCGCGTCGGCCCGTGGACGACGCGCGGGCGCGCGGTGCAGGCGAACGTGACGTGCGGGCCTTGCTGGACGAAGCGCTGCCCCGGTCCGGTGAACTGCATCGACCGCGTGGACGCGGCGACGCTGATCCGCGCGTGCCGAGAACTGCTGGAGACGCCATGA
- the waaF gene encoding lipopolysaccharide heptosyltransferase II → MTPSRLLVFQTAYLGDVVLTTPLVAALRRAYPDAVIDMVVQPAWTDVVRHHEALNDVLAYDKRGAHRGPRGLLRFARMLRDRRYDVVLCPHPSLRSALTLAAARIPVRIGFADSAGALLFTRRVRRDTSAHEVRRVMSLVSALDLDLDPEPIPPARVALDPAVDGAALMGRFGLAPERPFAAIHPGSVWATKRWTAEGFGAVGRDLARTFERIVVLGGPGEESVAGEVANGTGDAALDVSGRLKLPELCALLARAALLVTNDSGPMHIAAAHGVPVVAIFGSTVPALGYAPWGTRSRVVEIALDCRPCGPHGHRACPRGHFRCMKDISPDMVTAACMDLLRG, encoded by the coding sequence ATGACCCCCTCGCGCCTGCTCGTCTTCCAGACCGCATATCTCGGCGATGTCGTGCTCACGACGCCGCTCGTCGCCGCGCTGCGCCGCGCGTATCCCGACGCCGTGATCGACATGGTGGTGCAACCGGCATGGACCGACGTCGTGCGTCATCATGAGGCGCTGAACGACGTTCTTGCCTACGACAAACGTGGTGCGCATCGTGGACCGCGCGGACTCCTCAGGTTCGCGCGCATGTTGCGCGATCGGCGCTACGATGTCGTGCTCTGTCCGCATCCTTCGCTTCGCAGCGCGCTGACGCTCGCCGCAGCGCGGATTCCGGTTCGCATTGGGTTCGCCGACTCCGCGGGCGCGTTGCTCTTCACTCGGCGGGTGCGTCGCGACACGAGCGCGCACGAGGTGCGCCGCGTGATGTCGCTCGTTTCCGCGCTCGATCTCGATCTCGATCCCGAACCGATTCCGCCGGCGCGCGTCGCGCTCGATCCGGCCGTCGATGGCGCCGCGCTGATGGGGCGCTTCGGACTCGCGCCGGAGCGCCCGTTCGCGGCGATTCACCCGGGATCGGTGTGGGCGACGAAGCGCTGGACCGCCGAGGGCTTCGGCGCGGTCGGGCGCGATCTCGCGCGCACGTTCGAGCGGATCGTCGTCCTGGGCGGACCGGGCGAGGAATCGGTCGCGGGCGAAGTGGCGAACGGGACCGGCGACGCGGCGCTCGACGTGTCGGGCCGCCTGAAACTGCCCGAGCTTTGCGCGCTGCTCGCGCGGGCGGCGCTGCTCGTCACCAACGATTCGGGGCCGATGCACATCGCCGCGGCGCACGGCGTGCCGGTCGTCGCGATCTTCGGTTCCACCGTTCCCGCGCTCGGCTACGCCCCGTGGGGCACGCGAAGCCGCGTGGTCGAGATTGCGCTCGACTGTCGTCCGTGCGGGCCGCACGGCCATCGCGCCTGTCCGCGCGGTCACTTCCGGTGTATGAAAGACATCTCGCCGGATATGGTGACGGCCGCGTGCATGGACCTCCTGCGCGGGTGA
- a CDS encoding glycosyltransferase family 2 protein, whose amino-acid sequence MRRLSVTVIAKNEEDNIERCLRAVPFADEIVVLDSGSTDRTVEIARQCGARVEITDWPGHVRQKQRAVDAATHDWILALDADEVVSPELAESIRAAFADPNPADAYELTRKVFYLGRWIEHCGWYPEWKIRLFDRRTARWGGYDPHDTVECSGRVARLSGDLLHYSYRDVTHHLARINEYTTIMARELHARGKRSGVFAMLARPAFAFWKKYVFQLGFLDGVPGLVVCVLASYYVFLKYLKLWELGRSPARA is encoded by the coding sequence GTGCGCCGCTTGTCGGTCACGGTGATCGCGAAGAACGAGGAAGACAACATCGAACGGTGTCTTCGCGCCGTGCCCTTCGCCGACGAGATCGTCGTCCTCGATTCCGGCAGCACCGACCGCACCGTGGAAATCGCGCGGCAATGCGGCGCGCGGGTCGAGATCACCGATTGGCCCGGACACGTACGTCAAAAGCAGCGCGCGGTGGACGCCGCGACGCACGACTGGATTCTCGCGCTCGACGCGGATGAGGTCGTGTCGCCGGAACTCGCGGAGTCGATCCGCGCGGCGTTCGCCGATCCGAATCCCGCCGACGCTTACGAACTGACGCGCAAGGTGTTTTATCTCGGTCGCTGGATCGAGCACTGCGGCTGGTATCCCGAGTGGAAGATTCGCCTTTTCGATCGACGCACGGCGCGCTGGGGCGGATACGACCCGCACGACACGGTGGAATGTTCCGGCCGCGTCGCGCGGCTGTCGGGCGATCTGCTCCATTATTCCTATCGCGACGTCACGCACCACCTGGCGCGAATCAACGAGTACACGACCATCATGGCGCGCGAACTGCACGCGCGCGGCAAGCGTTCGGGCGTGTTCGCCATGCTGGCGCGCCCGGCGTTTGCGTTTTGGAAAAAGTACGTTTTCCAGCTTGGCTTTCTCGACGGCGTGCCGGGGCTCGTGGTGTGCGTCCTCGCGTCGTATTACGTTTTTCTGAAGTACCTGAAACTCTGGGAGCTCGGTCGCTCGCCCGCCCGCGCGTGA
- the fsa gene encoding fructose-6-phosphate aldolase, with protein sequence MKIFLDTADPAVISEAVSMGLCDGVTTNPSLIAKAGGDNATLIPRICAACKGPVLAETLSIDAAGIVAEGRELRRIADNVVVKIPMGKDGLKAVHALSAEKIPTAVTLIFNATQALLAARAGATYIAPFVGRVDDLSEDGTAMIGEIVDIYSLYDLPTQVIVASVRHPLHVKQVALAGAHAVTIPPDVLDKLTEHPLTAAGIAKFLADAKKA encoded by the coding sequence ATGAAGATTTTTCTCGACACCGCGGACCCTGCGGTCATCTCCGAGGCCGTCTCGATGGGCCTTTGCGACGGCGTCACCACGAATCCCTCGCTGATCGCCAAGGCGGGTGGCGACAACGCGACGCTGATTCCCAGGATCTGCGCGGCCTGCAAGGGTCCGGTGCTGGCCGAAACACTGTCGATCGACGCGGCGGGCATCGTTGCCGAGGGCCGCGAGCTACGGCGCATTGCCGACAACGTCGTCGTGAAGATCCCGATGGGCAAGGACGGCCTCAAGGCGGTTCACGCGCTCTCGGCGGAAAAGATCCCCACGGCGGTCACGCTGATTTTCAACGCGACGCAGGCGTTGCTGGCCGCGCGCGCCGGAGCGACCTACATCGCGCCGTTCGTGGGCCGCGTGGACGACCTGTCCGAGGACGGCACCGCGATGATCGGCGAGATCGTCGACATCTATTCGCTCTACGATCTTCCGACGCAGGTGATCGTCGCGTCGGTGCGACACCCGCTGCACGTCAAACAGGTCGCGCTCGCCGGCGCGCACGCGGTAACGATTCCCCCGGATGTGCTGGACAAACTGACCGAGCACCCGCTCACGGCCGCGGGCATCGCGAAGTTCCTGGCGGACGCGAAGAAGGCGTAA
- a CDS encoding sulfatase-like hydrolase/transferase, whose translation MSARAKLLHRFLNVWFVVVALGVVAAAIWARFEVREQGYVESALLGVRGFTLANAVEETRRTTNVLGFFLGLIYLLARRLCSGRIRLARSLAILAVLAAAATWAGVAYYNSTLDEDLNNIYGQYVDVESFLIRTVTSSLTTSPPAVRTGMVFAFCAAMAILLFPAAFIEKWIFKKSSPPFPDVAPKKAIWIGALVVGMAVNVFAARGNPEAADPAHPDVILVSIDTLRADHLEMYGYGRPTSPHLVDFAQDAVIVEHHLAHAPWTVPTHMSMFTGVIPSAHGVSSPVASVDPRRTLFPELLKDVGYRNGAFVTNILLGASYGYSAGFDLYALNPNWNAVEVSNQALHWLLGARTPTFLFLHLFDVHYPYTPPEEYWGRFAPKNPTVYEMQKENFYTFFTWIREQGEPEREATKAQYDEEIVYTDAQLGRFFEKLKGAGRYDSAWIIVTSDHGEEFAERGLWGHGITLYNEMLRVPLIVKAPGNACAGSRLADGIVPQTAIYNLITRAAAVTSPDSEELRCGSDGVPKILRDLVTTDPVISEADMLGPLRMSATSTDKKLIEPTKVHVKGILDFERPFEAYDLAADPGEKTNLIDGVAPTDLAARLREFAPAHRKAMCRVRSQASGQAKTGRLELDEATIQKLISLGYINPGGESGDKGLAGEDCLPADAAP comes from the coding sequence ATGTCCGCCCGCGCCAAACTGCTTCACCGGTTTCTGAACGTCTGGTTCGTCGTCGTCGCACTCGGCGTCGTCGCGGCGGCGATCTGGGCGCGTTTCGAGGTGCGCGAGCAGGGCTACGTCGAATCCGCCCTCCTCGGCGTGCGCGGCTTCACGCTCGCGAATGCGGTCGAAGAGACGCGGCGCACGACAAACGTGCTCGGCTTTTTCCTCGGCCTGATCTATCTCCTCGCGCGTCGTCTGTGCTCCGGTCGCATCCGGCTCGCGCGATCGCTCGCGATTCTGGCGGTGCTCGCCGCCGCCGCGACCTGGGCGGGCGTCGCGTATTACAATTCGACGCTCGACGAAGACCTCAACAACATCTACGGCCAGTACGTGGATGTCGAATCCTTCCTCATACGCACGGTCACCTCGTCGCTCACCACTTCGCCGCCGGCCGTGCGTACCGGCATGGTCTTCGCGTTCTGCGCGGCGATGGCGATCCTTCTGTTCCCGGCCGCGTTCATCGAGAAGTGGATCTTCAAGAAGAGCTCGCCGCCATTTCCCGACGTCGCCCCCAAAAAGGCGATCTGGATCGGAGCGCTCGTCGTCGGCATGGCGGTCAACGTGTTCGCGGCGCGGGGTAATCCCGAAGCGGCGGACCCGGCGCACCCCGACGTCATCCTCGTCAGCATCGACACGTTGCGCGCCGATCACCTCGAGATGTACGGCTACGGGCGCCCCACGAGCCCCCACCTCGTCGACTTCGCACAAGACGCCGTCATCGTGGAGCATCATCTCGCCCACGCGCCGTGGACCGTGCCCACGCACATGAGCATGTTCACCGGCGTGATCCCGAGCGCCCATGGCGTGAGCAGCCCGGTCGCCTCGGTCGATCCGCGGCGTACGCTGTTTCCCGAACTGCTCAAGGACGTCGGCTACCGCAACGGCGCGTTCGTCACGAACATTCTGCTCGGCGCGAGCTACGGCTATTCGGCGGGTTTCGACCTTTACGCCCTCAACCCCAACTGGAACGCCGTCGAGGTGTCGAATCAGGCGCTGCACTGGTTGCTCGGCGCGAGGACGCCGACTTTTCTCTTCCTGCACCTGTTCGACGTGCACTATCCCTATACGCCGCCCGAGGAATACTGGGGGCGATTCGCGCCGAAAAACCCGACCGTGTACGAAATGCAAAAGGAAAACTTCTACACGTTTTTCACTTGGATTCGGGAACAGGGCGAGCCCGAGCGCGAAGCGACGAAGGCGCAGTACGACGAGGAAATCGTTTACACCGACGCGCAGCTCGGCCGGTTTTTCGAGAAACTCAAGGGCGCGGGGCGCTACGACAGCGCGTGGATCATCGTCACGTCGGATCACGGCGAGGAATTCGCCGAGCGCGGGCTGTGGGGTCACGGCATCACGCTCTACAACGAGATGCTGCGCGTGCCGCTGATCGTCAAAGCGCCGGGTAACGCCTGCGCGGGCTCGCGGCTCGCGGACGGCATCGTGCCGCAAACGGCGATCTACAATCTCATCACGCGCGCCGCGGCGGTCACGAGCCCGGACTCGGAAGAACTTCGTTGCGGATCGGACGGCGTCCCCAAGATCCTGCGCGACCTGGTGACAACCGACCCCGTGATCTCCGAGGCGGACATGCTCGGGCCGCTGCGCATGTCGGCGACGAGCACGGACAAAAAGCTGATCGAGCCGACGAAGGTCCACGTTAAGGGAATCCTCGACTTCGAGCGGCCCTTCGAGGCTTACGATCTCGCCGCCGATCCGGGGGAGAAGACGAATCTGATCGACGGCGTCGCCCCCACGGACCTCGCCGCGCGGCTGCGAGAGTTCGCGCCCGCGCATCGCAAAGCGATGTGCCGGGTGCGTTCGCAGGCCAGCGGGCAGGCCAAGACGGGCCGGCTGGAACTCGACGAGGCGACGATCCAAAAACTCATCAGCCTCGGGTACATCAATCCCGGCGGCGAATCGGGCGACAAGGGGCTCGCGGGCGAGGACTGCCTGCCCGCCGACGCCGCACCCTGA
- a CDS encoding zinc ribbon domain-containing protein → MRYRKCHNCGAPLDRGKTVCSYCGTDAESGVSYRPITPGDAVPTTVPVAPPIVPGRTPRTETDPENAPPDAARVGRVIVFLLLLFVCGPGALVYMWLKLDWRKSVKWIVTVFLMTPVIFVATWGFFNETVYAIKSETEPYVPDAPDWGERRREPIDHGIVFLEMRDEGGRDRDELRRAWAERYEGRWVKWTLRVKQKNIYTTMASELLLTPESGAYEVEVFFDPAKNARLEALVTGNELTVSGRLWGYYWLTDRIRLADGELAP, encoded by the coding sequence ATGCGTTACCGGAAATGCCACAACTGCGGCGCCCCGCTGGATCGCGGGAAAACCGTGTGTTCGTACTGCGGCACCGACGCCGAATCGGGCGTTTCGTATCGACCGATCACGCCGGGTGACGCCGTGCCGACGACGGTGCCCGTCGCGCCGCCGATCGTGCCGGGCCGAACGCCCCGCACCGAAACCGATCCCGAGAACGCGCCGCCGGATGCCGCGCGCGTGGGGCGGGTGATCGTCTTCCTGTTGCTGCTCTTCGTGTGCGGTCCGGGCGCGTTGGTCTACATGTGGCTCAAGCTCGACTGGCGAAAGAGCGTCAAGTGGATCGTGACGGTGTTCCTCATGACCCCGGTGATCTTCGTCGCGACGTGGGGCTTCTTCAACGAGACCGTTTACGCGATCAAGTCCGAAACGGAGCCCTACGTTCCCGACGCGCCGGATTGGGGCGAACGTCGCCGCGAACCGATCGATCACGGCATCGTCTTTCTGGAGATGCGCGACGAAGGCGGGCGCGACCGCGACGAACTGCGTCGCGCGTGGGCCGAGCGCTACGAAGGCCGCTGGGTGAAATGGACACTGCGCGTCAAGCAGAAAAACATCTACACGACCATGGCGAGCGAGCTGCTTCTCACGCCCGAGTCCGGGGCGTATGAAGTGGAAGTCTTTTTCGATCCCGCGAAAAACGCGCGGCTCGAAGCGCTCGTCACGGGAAACGAGTTGACCGTGAGCGGCCGGTTGTGGGGCTATTATTGGCTCACCGATCGCATCCGTCTGGCTGACGGCGAACTCGCGCCGTGA